TTGATAATACGATTATTACTTCTGGACTCGAAGACATATACGAAATCGCGAAAAACAATCTGGAAGCGCAAATTCCTGGACTCACTACAAAACAGTTCTTAATTGATGCTAGACCAACTAGCCAATTTGGAACTGGCAGAAGTGCTGGTATTGTGGCCAATGGAAGTGCGACAACCTACATTACCACTGGGTGGGACTCAAATGGTGGGCCAGTGCAATGGGGTCTTACAGGTGATATAAACATCGATCTAAATGCTGGTAAAACCTTCGTGCCTTTTGAAGGCAATATCAAAGGTGCTGTTTCATTTCCTTGGCTTGCTCTCTTCGAAGGATTTACTGATGCAGGTGGAGTTGCAGATGATGCTGCAGCGGAAGCCGCATTCAATATTGGCTATCGCTACAAATCGAAATCTGCTTTAAAAACAATTTTTACTAATAAAGGTTATACTTCTGGAGCTACCGTTGTCAGTCAATGCCGAACCAATTTTGAGGCTCAAGTCAATGGCTTTGCTGCAATCAATATATTAGGTTACCCTACTACATATTACGACGGATCTCTCGTGGAATGGACTTCATTAGTTGCAAGCCACCCTTCATCCTCGTTAAACAAAGTTCCGACTGACTTTAAGTGGAGAACTGATGTAAATACAGTCAGTGTGCATGATTACAACCCTCAAATAACTAATGCAGGTGCCGCTGGTGGAGCAATCGCAAGAGTGAAATCCGCGGAAGTCAATCTTACGGCAACAACGACAAAAAAATTCATTCAAGAAGATAAGGCGTATAAGTACTAATCTCTTTCCCAGTTTACACTTGGTCTCCTGGCATCTTGCCGGGAGACATTCTTTTAAATAATCCCTTTGCAAAATGATTTTATTCTAGTTCATTGTCTATATGGCAAGGAATGAAAAAGAAGAGACGATCCACATTGGGTCCAAAGAAGCATTAGCACTGATAATCCCTTACTTTCGTAAAAAATTTTGGGAACAAACAAAATCCGTCGTTTGGGTTGTTTCCTATATGACACTATTCCAACTCATAGTACTCAGAATCCCTATTAAAGAAGCAGGTATCATTTCTTTAGGAATTTTTGCTGTGATCATTGGGCTTACCTTTTTTATGGAAGGTTTGTATTTAGGCATCATGCCTCTTGGGGAAACAATTGGACTAAGGCTTCCGCAAAAAGGAAACTTGTTCACAATTATTGTTTTCTGTTTGTTCGTAGGAATTGTGGCAACGCTAGCAGAACCTGCTATCTCTGTATTAAAACAAAGTGGATCGGCTGTCAATCCATGGGATGCTCCCTTATTATTTCATCTACTCAATGAAGGTGCTGATGTTTTATTTCTGAGCATTGCCATTGGAGTTGGTTTCTCTATTGTTTTTGGAATCATCCGGATCATCTACGGAATTTCTTTATCGAAATTTTTAGTTCCAAGTCTTATCATTTTAATTTTGATCACAATCTATGCTTTTAATAACGAAAATTTAAGACTCATTTCAGGACTTGCATGGGATTCGGGAGTGGTCGCCACTGGTTCCCTCACAGTTCCTCTCATTGTTGCCTTAGGACTTGGTGTATCAAAAGCCTCTCGCACAAGTGATACAACCACTGGTTTTGGTGTGGTGACACTTGCTTCCCTATTTCCCATCTTAAGTGTATTTGTGGTTGGCCTTTACTTTGCACCAAATCTACCACAACCAATGCCTAAAGAAAAATTCTTTGCAGGTGGAATCACTGTAGAACAATCCAAACTTTTATTTGGAGAAAAAAATCCAGAAACTCTTTTTGGTATCAGTGAAAAAGAACATAACTCTCAATTATCCATCCATAACAAACTCGTAAAAATTATGGAAGGAATGTCCGAAAGTTTTTCGGATTCCCTCCAAGCCATCATTCCTCTCGCCGGATGTTTGATTCTCTTTTTATATGTTATCTTAAGAGAGAGTTTGCCTTTTACAGATGAATTGTATTTAGGAATCTTGTTTGTTTTTATAGGCCTTGCTATTTTTAATTTTGGAATCTTTTTTGGACTGAGTAAACTCGGAAGCCAAGTGGGAAACAAACTCCCTTCTTCCTTTCGCTCCATTGAACTCACAGATTCCACAAGAGAAATTAAAAACTTTAATCCTAAAATTGTTTTCACCGCCACTGATGAACATGGAACCACGGAAGATTTCTTTTATTTGAAAGATAAAAAATCATTTTCGCAAATTCCGTTCCGAGATAAAAACTACGACTCGAAATCAGAAATCTATAGTTATGTGC
The DNA window shown above is from Leptospira brenneri and carries:
- a CDS encoding sulfurtransferase, whose product is MIQKWIQSITTVLLLSFSVSCAEKKDDNNTLLAGLLLFAANQVKVSSATDLVNESADDYNENNWGLITGSTLNRFVSDWQANKPSHITGNLIILQTDVANRRTGDSPGRKPYVKSDPEKGVYVYLLNDYTPSGLPSGGFRFNQTRDSGLFNNSVRYQANGEFVDDWLNTYGINPTKDLIVFAAGTGNGTIPASALVASGAGLAGAIQDITRGVYWLRYWGVNIKNLAILNGNLRSNFVLTYPTQTSDSKSSLPAKGNFSVKSIRVDNTIITSGLEDIYEIAKNNLEAQIPGLTTKQFLIDARPTSQFGTGRSAGIVANGSATTYITTGWDSNGGPVQWGLTGDINIDLNAGKTFVPFEGNIKGAVSFPWLALFEGFTDAGGVADDAAAEAAFNIGYRYKSKSALKTIFTNKGYTSGATVVSQCRTNFEAQVNGFAAINILGYPTTYYDGSLVEWTSLVASHPSSSLNKVPTDFKWRTDVNTVSVHDYNPQITNAGAAGGAIARVKSAEVNLTATTTKKFIQEDKAYKY
- a CDS encoding DUF1538 domain-containing protein, with translation MARNEKEETIHIGSKEALALIIPYFRKKFWEQTKSVVWVVSYMTLFQLIVLRIPIKEAGIISLGIFAVIIGLTFFMEGLYLGIMPLGETIGLRLPQKGNLFTIIVFCLFVGIVATLAEPAISVLKQSGSAVNPWDAPLLFHLLNEGADVLFLSIAIGVGFSIVFGIIRIIYGISLSKFLVPSLIILILITIYAFNNENLRLISGLAWDSGVVATGSLTVPLIVALGLGVSKASRTSDTTTGFGVVTLASLFPILSVFVVGLYFAPNLPQPMPKEKFFAGGITVEQSKLLFGEKNPETLFGISEKEHNSQLSIHNKLVKIMEGMSESFSDSLQAIIPLAGCLILFLYVILRESLPFTDELYLGILFVFIGLAIFNFGIFFGLSKLGSQVGNKLPSSFRSIELTDSTREIKNFNPKIVFTATDEHGTTEDFFYLKDKKSFSQIPFRDKNYDSKSEIYSYVPIHGPLFGKEDNLLGYFVALLFAFLLGYSATLAEPALSALATSVEEVTVGTVKKRVLIQAVGIGVGLGTLLGILKIFVGIPLLYILLPSYIFLVFLTLLSKPEFIDIAWDSAGVTTGPITVPLIIVLGLGIGNQLNIVDGFGILSSAAIFPVLTVLVMGLWMERSRRQSLTNIEAEEK